The following proteins are encoded in a genomic region of Rudaeicoccus suwonensis:
- a CDS encoding ABC transporter ATP-binding protein, whose protein sequence is MIDLTAVTVHDTLGQPIFTDLDLRVSSTQILIVMGHAGSGKSALIDLCRGQLDAVAGTVRIDTDHCGVITQTYDLCESLTVAENVLLPLIARGVAFADARRLTGEALETFGVTAVANHLIDEISGGQRQRVAIARATADHPAVILADEPTSALDPKNREIVLDQLRHAADDGAAVLITTNDNQLAEMADVIIDLSVPATRRSAARSQG, encoded by the coding sequence ATGATCGATCTCACTGCCGTCACCGTGCATGACACGCTCGGGCAACCGATCTTCACCGACCTCGACCTGCGCGTCTCCAGCACGCAGATCCTCATCGTGATGGGGCACGCGGGGAGCGGGAAGTCGGCGCTCATCGATCTGTGTCGCGGCCAACTCGACGCGGTCGCCGGCACGGTGCGCATCGACACCGACCATTGCGGCGTGATCACTCAAACCTATGATCTTTGTGAATCTCTGACGGTCGCCGAAAACGTCCTGTTGCCACTGATCGCTCGCGGTGTCGCCTTCGCCGACGCGCGCCGCCTCACCGGCGAAGCGCTGGAGACCTTCGGTGTCACCGCTGTCGCCAACCACCTCATCGACGAGATCTCCGGCGGACAGCGTCAACGCGTCGCGATCGCTCGCGCCACGGCCGACCACCCCGCCGTCATCCTCGCCGATGAGCCCACATCGGCTCTCGATCCCAAGAACCGCGAAATCGTCCTCGACCAACTCCGTCACGCCGCCGACGACGGTGCCGCCGTGCTGATCACGACCAACGACAATCAGCTCGCCGAAATGGCAGACGTGATCATCGATCTGAGCGTGCCGGCGACGCGGCGCTCAGCCGCGCGATCACAGGGCTGA
- a CDS encoding ABC transporter ATP-binding protein: MSAPITEPVAPIVGVEGLVQIYTVDGRSVAALSGVNLAVREGEIVVLVGPSGAGKSTLLSVLAGLTPPTAGRVRVAGHDLSNATGTELDLARGTGLAVLLQDVRKNLLPYLTVRQNIELGWPKRVAGRIDAEAALDVVGISAELRDQAVHAVSAATRQLAAIAATIATSPSVLLADEPTSNLNRDDVRAITAALSRANQQLGTTIIAVTHDLDVATALKARVVTIRDGRIRMEAQGGNTQVFVREDGSVPLTDDILADFPPGTVVSLTAGPDPHTFIVRRSAPEGPA; encoded by the coding sequence ATGAGCGCCCCGATCACCGAACCGGTGGCCCCGATCGTCGGCGTCGAAGGTCTCGTGCAGATCTACACCGTCGACGGGCGCTCCGTCGCCGCGCTGTCCGGCGTCAACCTGGCCGTGCGGGAGGGCGAGATCGTGGTCCTCGTCGGTCCGTCCGGTGCCGGCAAATCGACGTTGCTCAGCGTGCTCGCTGGTCTCACTCCGCCGACCGCCGGCCGCGTCCGCGTCGCCGGCCACGACCTGAGCAATGCCACCGGAACAGAACTCGACCTGGCTCGTGGCACCGGGCTCGCAGTCCTGCTGCAGGACGTCCGCAAGAACCTGTTGCCTTATCTGACGGTCCGGCAAAACATCGAACTCGGCTGGCCCAAGCGGGTGGCCGGCCGGATCGACGCCGAGGCAGCGCTGGATGTCGTCGGCATCTCGGCCGAGCTGAGGGATCAAGCTGTCCACGCCGTGTCCGCGGCAACCAGGCAACTGGCGGCGATCGCCGCCACCATTGCCACCAGTCCATCCGTATTGCTCGCCGACGAGCCGACCAGCAATCTCAACAGGGACGATGTCCGCGCAATCACGGCAGCGCTGTCACGGGCCAACCAGCAGCTGGGCACCACCATCATCGCGGTCACACATGATCTGGATGTGGCCACCGCGCTCAAGGCAAGGGTCGTCACGATCCGCGACGGGCGCATCCGGATGGAGGCCCAGGGCGGCAACACCCAGGTCTTCGTCCGCGAAGACGGCAGCGTCCCGCTGACCGACGACATCCTCGCGGACTTCCCGCCAGGCACCGTGGTGTCGTTGACTGCCGGCCCGGACCCACACACCTTCATCGTCCGGCGAAGCGCACCCGAGGGGCCAGCATGA
- a CDS encoding FtsX-like permease family protein, producing MGSEVQLTTSGGGLEPATTVSSWLDPRVRAVTGPPTQSSTVLANWPAMSVYVSVQYTQGGCGQVRIVQGRCPNGPNQVMMSTATWQQASLQHLRLGSTVDLGVSLASTYGAGPFDAPLPVTVVGVYSASADAFWGGNDPGRYMQSPKGGTEASATLLTDSATFAGQLTTSGAHQWANVATSATFPLKYTALTPQTLAAATAGLQATASHNVSVYESLSQVQSQTHEDVTQVRQILPVLFVQLGTVLLILLLQIVRFLADARRGEAAVLKMRGNGTVGVLRLGAAEFAPAYVLGALTGMALAYGVDQLTRVWWLPARIGPAWDWWALIAGCGAALVALGVWLACWWAMGRSSITLLLRARPPRRRGIAVSAPLAVLAAVCVIGVVLTATHSVTGALVQVTPVLLAGLVALVVAVGLAPVAAWAVRGLLAARAATGALAAAQLGRRAGAALALTTLIVTAALMVLSISVYSRGEQNRATRTAADLGASVVIDAAADSGSPTGPGLVAAVDSVDPHHREFSPAVEITADSSIGISVLGVVPSDMQRIGARTGLAQQVPWAALAGGSADEPAAIASAWTTPSSVGQVIDGPTMNDQSGPFKVVSVLPYVPGAGAQTIVVNLKYLLAQGDRTDNLAFQVFSSTDDPAALHRLTAALNNEGFDQVSIMTTRQIRAGYDATATAWASKLNLVVSALSVLAALASVALIAVASAGDRRRDLRALATGGVHRRMLRRATIGEFALLALVGSVIGAITAPVAAWLTGPTMLWWSSPPAQPLTRTGFSWLPGSAAAVLLVLALVVVAAGFGWRLTSSVDDSHAKVSE from the coding sequence GTGGGCAGCGAGGTGCAACTCACGACGTCAGGTGGTGGCCTGGAGCCGGCGACCACGGTGAGTTCGTGGCTCGATCCGAGGGTGCGGGCGGTGACGGGGCCGCCGACCCAGTCGTCGACGGTCTTGGCCAACTGGCCGGCGATGTCGGTCTACGTGTCGGTGCAATACACCCAGGGTGGGTGCGGGCAGGTGCGGATCGTGCAGGGGCGCTGCCCGAACGGGCCGAACCAGGTGATGATGTCGACGGCCACGTGGCAGCAGGCGTCGCTACAGCACCTGCGGTTGGGGTCCACCGTCGATCTCGGTGTGTCTCTTGCCTCGACATATGGGGCAGGCCCCTTTGACGCCCCGCTGCCGGTGACGGTCGTCGGCGTGTATTCGGCGTCGGCCGATGCTTTCTGGGGTGGTAACGATCCGGGTCGCTACATGCAGAGCCCGAAGGGTGGCACGGAGGCGTCAGCGACCCTTCTTACGGACAGCGCCACGTTCGCCGGTCAATTGACCACGTCCGGAGCGCACCAGTGGGCGAATGTGGCGACGTCGGCGACATTTCCGTTGAAATACACCGCGTTGACACCGCAGACTCTCGCTGCCGCGACGGCCGGATTGCAGGCGACTGCGTCGCACAACGTGTCGGTCTACGAGTCGCTGTCCCAGGTGCAGTCGCAGACCCATGAGGACGTCACGCAGGTGCGACAGATCCTTCCGGTGTTGTTCGTGCAACTGGGAACGGTGCTGCTGATCCTGCTGCTCCAGATTGTTCGCTTCCTGGCCGATGCCCGCCGCGGCGAAGCTGCTGTCTTGAAGATGCGCGGCAATGGCACCGTCGGGGTGCTTCGGCTGGGCGCGGCGGAGTTCGCTCCGGCATACGTTCTGGGTGCATTGACAGGTATGGCGCTGGCATACGGCGTCGACCAGTTGACCCGTGTCTGGTGGCTTCCTGCGCGCATCGGGCCGGCATGGGATTGGTGGGCGCTGATCGCCGGATGCGGTGCAGCGTTGGTGGCCTTGGGCGTCTGGCTCGCGTGCTGGTGGGCCATGGGGCGTTCGAGCATCACCCTGTTGCTTCGAGCCAGGCCACCGCGGCGGCGTGGCATCGCGGTGTCAGCTCCGCTGGCCGTGCTCGCGGCGGTCTGCGTGATCGGGGTCGTGCTGACCGCGACGCACAGTGTGACGGGTGCGCTGGTGCAGGTCACGCCAGTGCTGTTGGCGGGACTCGTGGCGCTCGTCGTGGCGGTCGGGCTGGCGCCGGTGGCGGCGTGGGCTGTTCGTGGTCTTCTGGCGGCTCGGGCGGCGACCGGTGCGCTGGCGGCGGCGCAACTGGGACGCCGAGCCGGTGCAGCGTTGGCATTGACCACATTGATCGTCACGGCTGCGCTGATGGTGCTGAGCATCAGTGTCTACTCGCGCGGTGAGCAGAATCGCGCGACTCGCACTGCCGCCGACCTGGGTGCTTCGGTGGTGATCGATGCTGCAGCAGACTCCGGTTCGCCGACCGGCCCGGGCCTGGTTGCGGCGGTTGATTCCGTCGATCCCCATCACCGCGAGTTCAGCCCGGCGGTGGAGATCACCGCCGACTCCTCGATCGGCATCAGCGTGCTCGGTGTCGTGCCGTCGGACATGCAACGCATCGGCGCGCGAACGGGCCTGGCACAGCAGGTGCCGTGGGCTGCCCTGGCCGGAGGGTCCGCCGATGAACCGGCCGCGATCGCGTCCGCCTGGACCACCCCGTCGTCGGTCGGCCAAGTGATCGACGGGCCGACGATGAACGATCAGTCGGGCCCGTTCAAGGTGGTGTCCGTGCTGCCGTACGTGCCGGGAGCCGGCGCCCAGACGATCGTGGTCAATCTGAAATACCTTCTGGCGCAAGGAGATCGAACAGACAACCTCGCCTTCCAGGTGTTCTCGTCCACGGACGATCCCGCTGCCCTGCACCGGCTCACCGCAGCGTTGAACAACGAGGGCTTCGATCAGGTCAGCATCATGACCACCCGGCAGATCCGCGCCGGGTATGACGCGACTGCCACGGCGTGGGCCTCCAAACTGAACCTCGTGGTGTCGGCGCTGTCGGTTCTGGCGGCTTTGGCCAGTGTGGCGCTCATCGCTGTCGCATCGGCCGGCGATCGACGCAGGGACCTGCGCGCGCTGGCCACCGGAGGGGTGCACCGCCGGATGTTGCGGCGAGCCACGATCGGTGAGTTCGCCTTGCTGGCACTGGTGGGCAGCGTGATCGGCGCGATCACTGCTCCCGTGGCGGCCTGGTTGACGGGCCCCACGATGCTGTGGTGGTCGAGCCCGCCTGCTCAGCCGTTGACCCGCACGGGCTTCTCCTGGCTACCTGGCTCAGCAGCAGCGGTCTTGCTGGTGCTCGCGCTCGTCGTGGTTGCGGCCGGTTTCGGATGGCGACTCACCAGCAGCGTCGACGACTCTCATGCGAAGGTCTCCGAATGA
- a CDS encoding benzaldehyde dehydrogenase: MILDSAAWPGNIFTGEWRTGSGGTSPVVAPATGDVLETIGIASPSDVSAATEVAADRQPEWAARPYDERAAVLRAAGRLWEQHQDELAHWLKSETGSVTGKAFFELGTAAQECYEAAALASAPYGELLRSNQPRLSMARRRPVGVVGVIAPFNAPLILSIRAVAPALALGNAVVLKPDTRTAVSGGIALARVFEEAGLPPGLLSVLPGGVDVGEAIVTDPRVPVIAFTGSTAAGRRVAALAADSLKRVHLELGGNSALVVLDDANLERAAAAGAQGSFFHQGQICMATSRHLVHESIAADYTRLLAERADSMTVGNPVAGEVDLGPIIDERQRDRIHDLVTSSADQGASVVAGGRYDDLFYRPTVLTDVTADHPVFREEIFGPVAPVTTFRTLDEAAALASSTTYGLSLGILTADVLKGLELADRIPSGIVHINDQTVNDEATIPFGGVGDSGTGSRHGGAQANLDSFTDVQWVTMRREPPGAG, encoded by the coding sequence ATGATTCTTGATTCGGCAGCGTGGCCGGGCAACATCTTCACCGGCGAGTGGAGGACCGGCTCCGGAGGAACCTCACCCGTCGTGGCCCCCGCGACCGGAGACGTGCTCGAAACCATAGGCATAGCAAGCCCTTCCGATGTCTCGGCGGCCACGGAGGTTGCTGCCGATCGGCAGCCGGAGTGGGCCGCCAGACCGTATGACGAGCGCGCGGCAGTCCTTCGCGCAGCCGGACGGCTGTGGGAGCAGCATCAGGACGAGTTGGCCCACTGGCTCAAATCAGAGACCGGATCAGTGACCGGCAAGGCGTTCTTCGAGCTGGGCACAGCAGCGCAAGAGTGTTACGAAGCCGCGGCCCTCGCATCGGCTCCCTACGGTGAGCTGCTGCGCTCGAACCAGCCGCGGTTGAGCATGGCCAGGCGCCGACCCGTCGGGGTCGTGGGAGTCATTGCGCCGTTCAACGCTCCGTTGATCCTGTCGATCCGAGCCGTTGCGCCCGCCCTTGCTCTGGGCAACGCGGTGGTGCTCAAGCCCGACACCCGGACAGCGGTCAGCGGCGGAATCGCGTTGGCGCGGGTGTTCGAGGAAGCCGGACTGCCGCCCGGGCTGTTGTCAGTGCTGCCCGGTGGAGTCGATGTCGGCGAGGCGATCGTCACCGATCCGCGGGTTCCAGTCATCGCTTTCACCGGTTCCACTGCTGCGGGTCGTCGGGTCGCCGCCCTGGCGGCGGATTCCCTCAAGCGTGTGCACCTCGAGCTCGGCGGCAACAGTGCGCTGGTCGTGCTCGACGACGCGAACCTTGAACGTGCGGCGGCGGCCGGTGCGCAGGGCTCGTTCTTCCATCAGGGTCAGATCTGTATGGCGACCAGCCGCCACTTGGTCCACGAGTCGATCGCCGCCGACTACACCCGATTGTTGGCGGAGCGTGCCGACTCGATGACGGTGGGAAATCCGGTCGCCGGGGAGGTCGACCTCGGGCCGATCATCGACGAGCGGCAACGCGACCGCATCCACGACCTTGTCACCTCGTCTGCGGATCAGGGCGCCTCCGTCGTAGCCGGTGGTCGCTACGACGACTTGTTCTACCGACCGACCGTGCTGACGGACGTCACCGCGGATCATCCGGTGTTCCGCGAGGAGATTTTCGGACCCGTCGCTCCTGTCACGACCTTCCGCACCCTCGACGAAGCGGCCGCTCTGGCATCGAGCACGACGTACGGGTTGTCGCTGGGCATCCTGACCGCCGATGTGCTGAAGGGGCTGGAACTCGCTGATCGAATTCCGTCCGGGATCGTTCACATCAACGACCAGACCGTGAATGACGAAGCCACCATCCCGTTCGGTGGTGTCGGTGACTCTGGCACGGGGTCGAGGCATGGCGGTGCGCAGGCCAATCTCGACTCGTTCACCGACGTCCAATGGGTGACGATGCGTCGTGAGCCGCCTGGTGCGGGGTGA
- a CDS encoding alpha/beta hydrolase produces the protein MKTRTAGVLAAAVALGIAVSGCSSSSSSSATSVAPSASASAVAGTPAALAKFYDQHIDWKNCGDVQCAKLTVPVDYSDPSGATIQLAIDRVPATGKRVGSLVVNPGGPGGSGYDYAAAATQIVSSAVLSSYDIVGFDPRGVGRSAPITCLDDSALDAYIGADPTPDTPAEEQAAVTTNRNFGLACEKNAGPLLAHVSTVDVAKDMDILRAALGETKLNYLGKSYGTFIGSTYAGMFPQRVGRFVLDGVVPPDITTTQENLGQAQGFEQATQSYVRNCVAQGNCPLGSSLDAGMARIRQFLKDSDTNPLPVTGQGDVTKLTEGWASIGVADAMYSKQSWPVLTQAFQQAFAGSGNAMMALADDYASRNSNGTYSDNIMQVINAVNCLDRSASSNVQTYVQDAQQFAKTAPTWGPMLAWGSLSCGEWPIKATGHPEKITAAGSGPILVVGTTRDPATPYQWSVQLSKELQNGHLLTYDGDGHTAYMEGSSCVDGVVDDYILNGVVPPAGKTC, from the coding sequence GTGAAGACACGGACAGCAGGTGTGCTGGCGGCAGCGGTGGCGCTCGGGATTGCGGTTTCGGGGTGCAGCAGCAGTTCATCCTCGTCGGCGACATCGGTCGCGCCGTCGGCGTCCGCCTCGGCCGTCGCGGGGACTCCGGCTGCGCTCGCGAAGTTCTACGACCAGCACATCGACTGGAAGAACTGCGGCGACGTGCAGTGTGCCAAGCTCACCGTGCCGGTCGACTACAGCGACCCGAGCGGGGCGACGATCCAGTTGGCGATCGACCGCGTCCCTGCGACGGGCAAGCGGGTCGGCTCGCTGGTGGTCAACCCCGGCGGGCCCGGAGGGTCGGGTTACGACTATGCAGCTGCGGCGACGCAGATCGTCAGCTCGGCGGTGCTGTCGTCATACGACATCGTCGGCTTCGACCCGCGCGGCGTCGGCCGGTCGGCCCCCATCACCTGCCTGGACGATTCGGCGCTGGACGCCTACATCGGCGCCGACCCGACGCCGGACACTCCCGCCGAAGAGCAGGCGGCGGTGACGACGAATCGCAACTTCGGGCTGGCGTGTGAGAAGAACGCCGGTCCGTTGCTCGCGCACGTGTCGACGGTCGACGTCGCCAAGGACATGGACATCCTGCGCGCGGCGCTGGGCGAGACGAAACTGAACTACCTCGGCAAGTCCTATGGCACCTTCATCGGCTCGACGTACGCCGGGATGTTCCCGCAGCGTGTCGGACGGTTCGTGCTCGACGGCGTCGTGCCGCCGGACATCACCACGACGCAGGAGAACCTCGGGCAGGCGCAGGGATTCGAGCAGGCGACCCAGTCGTACGTGCGCAACTGCGTCGCTCAGGGCAATTGCCCGCTCGGCAGCAGCCTGGACGCCGGGATGGCTCGCATCCGGCAGTTCCTGAAGGACTCCGACACCAACCCGCTGCCGGTGACCGGCCAGGGGGACGTCACGAAGCTGACCGAGGGGTGGGCATCGATCGGCGTCGCCGACGCGATGTACTCCAAGCAGTCGTGGCCCGTGCTCACCCAGGCCTTCCAGCAGGCGTTCGCCGGCAGCGGCAACGCGATGATGGCGCTGGCCGACGACTACGCCAGCCGCAACTCCAATGGCACCTACAGCGACAACATCATGCAGGTCATCAATGCGGTGAATTGCCTTGACCGCAGCGCGAGTTCGAACGTGCAGACCTACGTGCAGGATGCCCAGCAGTTCGCCAAGACCGCGCCGACGTGGGGCCCGATGCTCGCGTGGGGGTCGCTGTCCTGCGGCGAATGGCCGATCAAGGCCACCGGTCATCCGGAGAAGATCACGGCGGCAGGCTCGGGGCCGATCCTGGTCGTGGGCACGACGCGCGACCCGGCAACGCCATACCAGTGGTCGGTGCAGCTGTCGAAGGAACTGCAGAATGGTCACCTGCTCACCTACGACGGCGACGGGCACACGGCATACATGGAGGGTTCGAGCTGCGTGGACGGTGTGGTCGACGACTACATCCTGAACGGAGTTGTGCCCCCTGCAGGAAAGACCTGCTGA
- a CDS encoding DNA polymerase III subunit delta' — MSVWRDVVGQPDAVATLSAAVEDPARMTHGWLLTGPPGSGRSIAARAFAAALECADHGCGQCHECRTVLDGSHADVTVMATEGLSIQVKDARELAELAQHRPAVGPWRVIIIEDADRLTERAADALLKALEEPVPRTVWLLCAPSVEDVIITIRSRSRHVRLRTPSPEAVAELLVRRDGIDAAVATHAARAAQSHVGLARRLATDQGARDRRRSTVLLGMSIRSLGDAMTAAADLASLAADESSASSAQRDAAEKDRLMAQLGADPASRTQPPHVRSAISALEKEQKTRATRFGRDVIDRSLIDLMSFYRDALVIRSGETVDLVNMDLRDDIARFAAVRTSEELLSAMDTVGTARERIAANVPPLLALEAMAIGLRPAAQQVL; from the coding sequence GTGAGCGTCTGGCGCGATGTCGTGGGCCAGCCTGATGCCGTTGCGACGCTGTCGGCGGCAGTCGAAGACCCCGCACGTATGACGCACGGTTGGCTGCTCACCGGGCCGCCCGGATCCGGCCGGTCGATCGCAGCGCGGGCCTTCGCCGCCGCCCTCGAGTGTGCCGATCACGGATGCGGCCAGTGCCATGAGTGCCGCACCGTGCTGGACGGCAGCCACGCCGACGTGACCGTGATGGCGACCGAAGGATTGTCGATCCAGGTCAAGGATGCGCGCGAGCTGGCAGAACTCGCCCAGCACCGCCCGGCGGTCGGCCCGTGGCGGGTGATCATCATCGAGGATGCCGACCGCCTCACCGAGCGCGCCGCCGATGCATTGCTGAAGGCCCTCGAGGAGCCAGTCCCGCGCACCGTGTGGTTGTTGTGCGCGCCGTCGGTCGAAGACGTCATCATCACGATCCGCTCCCGGTCGAGGCACGTGCGGCTTCGCACCCCGTCGCCGGAAGCTGTCGCCGAACTCCTCGTCCGCCGCGACGGCATCGACGCAGCTGTGGCGACCCACGCCGCCCGTGCGGCACAGTCGCACGTCGGTCTGGCGCGACGGCTGGCCACCGACCAGGGCGCGCGCGACCGACGCCGGTCCACGGTGCTGCTCGGCATGAGCATCCGCAGCCTCGGCGACGCGATGACGGCCGCAGCCGACCTCGCCTCGCTCGCCGCCGACGAGTCGTCCGCCAGCAGCGCGCAACGCGATGCCGCCGAAAAGGACCGGCTGATGGCGCAATTGGGCGCTGATCCGGCATCGCGCACCCAGCCGCCGCACGTGCGATCGGCAATCTCCGCGCTGGAGAAGGAGCAAAAGACGCGCGCGACACGATTCGGTCGCGACGTTATCGACCGATCGCTGATCGATCTGATGTCGTTCTATCGCGACGCGCTCGTCATACGTTCGGGGGAGACCGTCGATCTGGTCAACATGGACCTGCGTGACGACATCGCCCGGTTCGCAGCAGTGCGCACCAGCGAGGAGTTGTTGTCGGCGATGGACACCGTCGGCACCGCCCGAGAGCGCATCGCCGCCAACGTGCCGCCGCTGCTGGCGCTTGAGGCGATGGCGATCGGGTTGCGACCGGCGGCGCAGCAGGTGCTCTGA
- the tmk gene encoding dTMP kinase translates to MFIAFEGGDGAGKSTQIRLLQQRLSDAGREVLVTREPGGTPLGVQIREVLLHGDHVAPRAEALLFAADRAHHVATVVRPALARGAVVLQDRYLDSSVAYQGAGRELDPVDVRGLSMWATEGLLPALTILLDVSPQVGRDRRGGTHDRLEQEADDFHSRVREHFLALAAAEPQRYLVLDAALPAEQIAIAVAERVDALL, encoded by the coding sequence GTGTTCATTGCGTTCGAAGGCGGCGACGGCGCGGGCAAGTCGACACAGATCCGGCTGCTGCAGCAACGCCTGAGTGACGCGGGCCGCGAGGTGCTCGTGACCCGCGAGCCGGGCGGCACTCCGCTCGGGGTGCAGATCCGCGAGGTGCTGCTGCACGGCGATCACGTCGCTCCGCGCGCCGAGGCGCTGCTGTTCGCTGCCGATCGTGCGCACCACGTTGCCACCGTCGTGCGACCGGCGCTCGCGAGGGGTGCGGTGGTGCTGCAGGACCGCTATCTGGACTCCTCCGTCGCCTATCAGGGAGCCGGGCGCGAGCTGGATCCCGTTGATGTGCGCGGGCTTTCGATGTGGGCCACCGAGGGCCTGCTGCCGGCGTTGACGATCCTGCTCGACGTCTCTCCGCAGGTCGGCCGGGACAGGCGCGGTGGAACCCACGACCGGCTCGAGCAGGAGGCCGACGATTTCCACTCGCGGGTGCGTGAGCACTTCCTCGCGCTCGCCGCCGCCGAGCCGCAGCGGTATCTCGTGCTCGACGCCGCCCTGCCCGCCGAGCAGATCGCCATCGCTGTCGCCGAGCGAGTGGACGCGTTGCTGTGA
- a CDS encoding polysaccharide lyase family protein: protein MAFAAHLPTTDVGSTGPVLRTVGDVGRIRLVWRVPTDDAGDWDVHGIATDDAARSWTPTRETLLATVSEPRFAHEGLGPAAQRWSYRVVPAPASLHPPLGPITATSRTSVVLSGRPVAVVGSFDGSGLELALAPTGFVHYQSTFPRDVDFRFGFDRPEVTWSYLQPGPDDAWAGRRGHRFRLRFDLDRAPEQDLDLALWLTDRHATRAGSASVLVNGCPGESLFFDEASASSTVSLPATTRASGPEPGGGPAYIEREIDRRLLRVGENIIDLVKDHGSWIAYDAVGVFARAGS, encoded by the coding sequence ATGGCGTTCGCTGCCCACCTTCCGACGACCGACGTCGGGTCAACGGGACCTGTGCTGCGCACCGTCGGTGACGTCGGCCGGATCCGACTGGTATGGCGCGTGCCCACCGACGATGCCGGCGACTGGGACGTGCACGGCATCGCGACCGATGACGCCGCACGCTCGTGGACGCCCACTCGCGAGACCCTTCTGGCCACGGTCAGCGAGCCACGGTTCGCCCACGAGGGGCTCGGCCCGGCGGCTCAGCGCTGGTCCTACCGGGTGGTGCCTGCGCCGGCGTCGCTTCACCCACCACTCGGGCCGATCACCGCGACCTCCCGCACCTCGGTGGTCCTCTCGGGCCGGCCCGTCGCGGTCGTCGGTTCCTTCGACGGCAGCGGTCTCGAACTTGCCTTGGCACCAACGGGTTTCGTGCATTACCAGTCGACCTTCCCGCGCGACGTCGACTTCCGCTTCGGCTTCGATCGTCCTGAGGTGACCTGGAGCTACCTGCAGCCCGGGCCTGACGACGCCTGGGCAGGACGCCGTGGCCACCGGTTCCGGCTGCGCTTCGATCTGGATCGTGCTCCTGAGCAGGATCTGGACCTCGCGCTCTGGCTGACCGACCGGCACGCGACGCGGGCAGGCTCGGCATCCGTGCTGGTCAACGGATGCCCGGGGGAGTCGTTGTTCTTCGACGAAGCGTCCGCATCGTCGACGGTTTCCTTGCCCGCAACGACCCGGGCGAGCGGGCCCGAGCCGGGTGGCGGGCCGGCATACATCGAGCGGGAGATCGACCGGCGGTTGCTGCGAGTCGGCGAGAACATCATCGATCTGGTGAAGGACCACGGCTCCTGGATCGCGTATGACGCAGTCGGGGTCTTCGCGCGCGCCGGCTCCTGA